The region CACTCAGGTTGACCGGGGGAAGCACACAGGCGCTGTCGCCGCTGTGGACCCCGGCAGCCTCCACGTGTTCCATGATGCCGGCCACCACGGCGCGTTCTCCGTCGCACAGGGTATCCACGTCCAGCTCCAGCGCGCCTTCCAGGAACTGGTCGAGCAGAATGCTGGGCTGGCCTTCCACGGCGGCGTAGACCTCGTCCAGATAGGTGACCAGCTCTTCCATGCTGCGCACCGTGCGCATGGCCCGTCCGCCCAGCACGTAGCTGGGCCGGGCCATCAGGGGAAAGCCCAGCTCAGCGGCCAGCTGGCGGGCCTGCTCCGGCGTCTCGGCGACCTTACCCCTGGGCTGTGAGAGGCCAAGCCGCTCGCACAGGGCGTTGAAGCTGGCGCGGTCCTCGGCTTCGTGGATCGTTTCGGGACTGGTTCCGATGATCGGTGCGCCTGCGTCAGCCAGCTTTTTGGCCAGTTTCAGAGGTGTCTGTCCGCCGAGCTGCACGATCACGCCTACAGGCTTTTCGTGGTCGACGATGTTCATGACGTCTTCAAAGGTCAGCGGCTCGAAGTACAGGCGGTCGGCGGTGTCGTAGTCGGTGCTGACCGTCTCAGGATTCGAGTTGACCATGATGGTCTCGTATCCGGCTTCCTGCAGTGCCCAGACGGCGTGTACGGTGGCGTAGTCAAATTCCACGCCCTGGCCGATGCGGTTGGGCCCTGAACCCAGGATGACCACTTTGGGCTTGTCGGTGCCGGTGACCTCGTCCTCCCACTCGTAGGTGGAGTAGTGGTAAGGGGTATAGGCCTCGAACTCGGCGGCGCAGGTATCGACCGTCTTGTAGACCGGCGTGGCCCTGGCGGCCTTCCGCAGCTGACGCACCTGCAGTTCGCTGAGGCCGACAATCTCCCCGATGCGGGCGTCACTGAAGCCCAGGCGTTTGACCTCGCGCCAGTATTCGTATTTCCACTCGCTGATGGGGCCGAGCTCCAGCAGCTCATGCTCAGCGTCGATGATCTCCTTGATCTGCTCCAGGAACCAGCGGTCAATCTTCGTGGCATCGAACAGGGCGTCTATGCTCTCGCCGCGGCGCAGCAGCTCGATGACTGCTTCAATCCGGCGGGGATTGGGGTAAAGCAGGGCGCGCAGCCCGGCCTCGTCCATCTCGGCATACACGCCCCGGATATCACTTTCCGTGGAGCGCAGCGCTTTTTGCAGCGATTCCTTGAAGGTGCGGCCAATGGCCATCACTTCGCCCACACTGCGCATCTGGGTGCCCAGGTGGTCGGATGTCCCGGGGAATTTCTCGAAGGCAAAGCGTGGGATCTTGGTCACCACGTAATCGATGCTGGGCTCGAAGGACGCCGGCGTGACGCGGGTGATGTCGTTGGGCAGCTCGTCCAGGTGGTAACCCACCGCCAGCAGCGCGGCGATCTTGGCAATCGGAAAGCCGGTGGCCTTGCTGGCCAGAGCGCTGCTGCGGCTCACGCGCGGGTTCATCTCGATGACGATCACGCGACCGTTGTCAGGATTCACCGCGAACTGGATGTTGCTGCCGCCAGTGGCCACGCCAATCTCACGGATGATCGCCAGCGACTGGTTGCGCAGGCGCTGGTATTCCACGTCACTCAGCGTCTGCGCAGGCGCGACCGTGATGCTGTCTCCGGTGTGCACGCCCATGGGGTCGAAGTTTTCGATGCTGGTGATGATGATCACCGTATCCGCGGTGTCGCGCATCACTTCCAGCTCGTACTCCTTCCAGCCCAGGATGCTTTCCTCGAGCAGCACGCTGGTCACCGGACTGTCGCGCAGGCCACCCTCAGTGATAGCCAGGAACTCCTCATAGGTGTGCGCGATGCCGCCACCAGTGCCACCCAGCGTGAAGGACGGCCGGATCACGATGGGCAGGCCGATCTCCTTCTGGTATTCCACAGCTTCTTCCATGGAGTGAACCATCTTGCCGCGCGCGGTTTCGACACCGATTTTCTTCATGGCGGCCTGGAAGAGCTCGCGGTCCTCACCCTTCTTGATGGCTTCCACGCCTGCACCAATCAGTTCGACACCGTATTTCTCCAGGGTGCCGCGCTCGTGCAGTTCCATGGCCAGGTTCAGAGCAGTCTGGCCGCCCAGGGTAGGAAGGATCGCGTCGGGCTTCTCAAGCGCGATGATCTTCTCCACAAACTCAGGAGTCAGCGGTTCCAGGTAGGTCGCGTCGGCCAGGTCGGGGTCGGTCATGATGGTCGCCGGGTTGCTGTTCACCAGCACCACTCGGTACCCCTCACCGCGTAGAGCCTTCAGGGCTTGCGTGCCGGAATAGTCGAACTCGGCTGCCTGCCCAATCTGGATAGGGCCGCTGCCGAGAATCAGGATGGTCTGGAGGTCAGTACGCTTAGGCATTCCAGACGCTGAGTATGCCACGGATGGGTGAGAAGTGTCGCAGGTGGTTGTATGGTTATGCAATTGGTAGGTGCTGAGCGCTCCAGGGATGGGAAAACGGCACCGGATATCTGATGTCTGGCGCTGTTGCTCAGGTTGTGCCTGTCATGGTTCCCTCCGGTCTGCTCGGTGCCTGGACTTACAGTGCAGTGATTCACCTGACACGTGACTTCCGTACCTTCGCGCTCCACCCGGCTGCATTGGATCAGTGGGCGGTTCAGGCACTGCACCCCAGCTCCAGTTTCCAGAAGGGGTCTGTGCTTTGTAGTGACTGTGTGCTGACTCTGCGTGCCAGGGACGGAAGGGGCCTGTACTACGGAACTTATGGCTCTTATGCACTCTAAGAGCTGATTCCAACAGGACTCTTCCGAAACTCTCATAATACGCTTAGAAATGAGAGAAATACAAAGCAGCATCATGCATTTTGTAAAGAAAACACTTTGTTTCGGCTCTTCTCGCGTGGCTATGCTCAGCGTATGAAGAAGGTACTTCTTGGCCTGATGGCCCTTACTGCCGCCTCACCTGCCCTTGCTGCCGGCTACGTCGGTGGATCTGTCGGGTCAGGTGCCAGCCTGCATTATCAGCAGGACCTGACCACCAACTCCGCGATGCGCTACAGCCTGAACCTGGAGTCCACGGGCTTCAATTTCAATACGCTGACGGTGGGCGGCAGCGTGGATTACCTGGCAGATATCCCCAGCACCAGCACTCTGGGCGGCCTGACCCCCTACTACGGCCTCGGACTTGGGATCGGTGTTGCTGTCGGCAACACCACGGGCGTCATGGTGTACCCCCACGGCAACCTCGGCCTGCGCTATCAGGTGTCTGCTCCTCTGAGCATCTTTGGTGAAGGCAACGTTGGTCCCTCTATTGTGGTCAGTAGTGCTGGAACTGGAATTGGTTTCGGCTTTGGGGCCAAGATCGGTCTGAACTACCGTATTCAGTAACGTCTGAATGTCAGAAGGTGAATCTGGGTTTCCAGGTTCACCTTTTCGTGTGGCTTCTCCTGGAGTGCATACCAGGGGCAACCTATGACCCACCCTTATTTCTTATGAGTTGGTTGCGAAGGGCTACAGGCCTCCATTCCCTTGACCCCCTGCATTTCGACTGCTACCTTGCTGTGTATAGCTATGCGTAATTTACGCATAACCATTCAGAAATGCAGACCCTGACCCCCCGACGCTGAATTTGCCCTGCCTTCCGGAATCTGGACAGGCTGAGCAAGTCGCGCCGGGCGTGTTGCGCTGCCTTCATACAAACGCGGGAGAATCCAGATATGGCAAAAGACAAAATCGTACTGGCATACAGCGGCGGGCTCGACACCAGCATCATCCTCAAGTGGCTGCAGACCGAGCGTAACTACGACGTGGTCTGCTTCACGGCGGATCTGGGTCAGGGCGACGAGGTCGAAGAAGCCCGCGTCAAGGCCCTGAATACCGGAGCCGTCGCTGCCTACGCTCTGGACCTGCGCGAGGAATTCGTGCGGGACTACGTGTTTCCTATGTTCCGCTCCAGCGCCCTGTACGAGGGGTACTACCTGCTGGGCACCTCGATTGCCCGGCCCCTGATTGCCAAGAAGATGGTCGAAATTGCCCAGAAGGAAGGGGCCGTGGCCGTGTCGCACGGCGCGACGGGGAAGGGCAACGACCAGGTGCGCTTCGAGATGACCGCGTACGCTTTGCAGCCCGACATCGTCACGGTTGCCCCCTGGCGTGACTGGGAGTTCCAGGGACGCGCGGACCTGGAGGCCTTTGCCCACGAGCACGGGATTCCGGTTCCCACCACCAAGAAAGACCCCTGGAGCACCGACGCCAACATGCTGCACATCTCTTACGAGGGCGGCATTCTGGAAGACCCCTGGGCCGAGCCGCCCGCACACATGTTCAAGCTGACGGTGGCTCCTGAGGAGGCGCCCGACGAAGCCGAGTATGTGGAAATTGAGTTCCTGAACGGTGACGCCGTGGCCATCAACGGTGAAACGCTGTCGCCCGCTGCGCTGCTGGACCGGGCCAACGAGATCGGTGGCCGTCACGGCGTCGGCCGGGTGGATCTGGTCGAGAACCGCTTCGTGGGCATGAAGTCGCGTGGGGTCTACGAGACGCCCGGCGGCACCTTGCTGTACCACGCCCGCCGCGCCGTAGAAAGCCTGACCCTGGACCGCGAGGTGCTGCATCAGCGTGACGCCCTGGGCCCCAAGTATGCCGAGCTGGTCTACAACGGTTTCTGGTTTGCTCCCGAGCGCGAGGCCCTGCAGGTCTACATGGATCACGTGGCCAAGGCCGTAACCGGTACCGCGCGCCTGAAGCTGTACAAGGGCAACTGCATCGTGGCGGGCCGCAAGGCCGAGCGCAGCCTGTACGACAAGGATCTGGTGAGCTTCGAGGCTGGTGGGGATTACAACCAGCACGACGCCGGAGCCTTTATCAAGCTCAATGCGCTGCGCATGCGCGTTCAGGCGCGGGTGGAGGCCAAAGCCGGACAGAAGGACAAGGCCGGGGACTGACATGACGAATCTGGCAGAGGTCGTCGCAAAGCAGCTGCCGTTCCTGCGGTCCATAACCGAGGAACAGGCTGAGCGCAGGCCTGCTCCAGACGTCTGGTGCGCCAAAGAAATCCTGGGGCATCTGATCGACAGTGGTGTCAACAACCACGCCCGCTTTGTCCGGGCCAGCCGGGAGGAGGGGCTCGACCTGCCCGGCTACGATCAGAACGCCTGGGTCGAGGCGGGAACCTACAGCGGGCGGCCCTGGGCGGATGTGCTTGAGCTGTGGGCCGGGTACCAGCAGCACCTCGCTCAGGTCATGGCCTCACTGCCGGTCAGCAGCCTGGACCACACCCTGCGCGTCGGTGGGGGAGAGCCGGTCACCCTGCGCTTCCTGACCCAGGAGTACGTCACTCATCAGGTGCATCATCTGGCACAGATCCGGGAGCGCACCGGAGTATGAGCCTGCCCGGGAAGTACATGCTGCGGCCCGCCACGGCAGCCGACGCCGACATCATCGCCGCGCACCGTGGCCAGATGTTTGTCGATATGAACGAGCTGACGTCCCAGGGTGCCGAAGAGCAGCTGGACCTGTGGGCAGGCTGGCTGCGCTCGGCTCTCCCACAGGGGGAGTACACCGGAATTCTGGCCGTCTATGAGGCGCAGGTGGTCGGCGGCGTGGGCATGATGGTTCATCCCAAAATACCCAGCGTGCGGGACCCGGCTCTTTTCTCGGCCTATGTCATGAACATGTACGTGGCTCCGCCGCACCGGCGCCGCGGGCTGGCTGAAGCATTGATGCGGGAAATGCTAGAGGTGATCCGCTCCAAGGGCATGAACAGCGTCAAGCTTCATGCGGCGCCCATGGGCCGCGCCATCTACGAGCGCCTGGGCTTTGCCGAGTCCAGCAACCCGGAACTGCGGCTGTCGCTGGGGCAGCCATGAGCGGGCCCGTCACCATCCGTCCGGTCGAGCAGGCTGATCTGCCCGGTTTTCACGCCGTGATGATGGCCGCCGGCATGGATCCCCGCAGCAGCTGGAACCGCACCACACTGACTGACCTGGAACGTTCGTTGTTCGGGGCGGACTCAGGCGGCTTTATCGCTGAGCTTGAGAATGCCGGGGTGGTGGGTTGCGTCGGCTACCGCCCGGACGGCACGCAGACCCTGACCCTGAACAAGCTGGCCACCCGGCCTGAGGTCCGGGGGCAGGGTCTGGGGGCCCGGCTCGTTCAGGCGGTAGAGAGTCACGCTTCCCGCGCCGGGTATGCCCGGGTGCTGCTGGCCGTCTCGCAGTTCAACCAGGACGTGATTCCCTTTTACATCCGCCTGGGCTACGCCCGGTCCGAGGAACCCTACGCCCACGCCAATCCGGCCAGCCCGGCCCCGGTGGTGTTTGTCAAAAACCTCGGCACGCCAGCCCGGGCCTCATGACATGGAACACGAATTCCGCCTTTCCCAGGCGGAGAGTCTGCTGGAGATACATATGACACCTTCAACACAAGACAAGAAACTCTGGGGCGGGCGGTTTGCCGAAGCCACCGACGGCCTGGTGGAACTGTTCAACGCCTCGGTGGGTTTTGACCAGCGCCTCGCTGAGCAGGACATCCGCGGCTCGCTGGCCCACGTGGCCATGCTGGGGCAGGTCGGCATCCTGACCAGCGAGGAAGTCACGCAGATCAGTGACGGCCTCGGCGCCGTGCTGGCAGACATCCGGGCCGGCACCTTCGAGTGGCGCCTGGACCGCGAGGACGTTCACATGAACGTGGAAGCCGCCCTGCGCGACCGCATCGGGCCGGTGGCGGGCAAGCTGCACACTGCCCGCAGCCGCAACGATCAGGTGGCAGTGGACTTCCGCCTGTTCACCAAGGAAGCGGCGCTGGACCTCGCAGACAAAACCCGGGCCCTGCGCGCGGTCATGCTGGCCGAAGCGGAGAAGCACCTGGCGGCTGAGGTCATTCTGCCCGGGTACACCCACCTGCAGGTGGCGCAGCCGATTCTGCTCGCGCACTGGTTCATGGCTTACGTGGCCATGCTGGAGCGCGACGAGGGCCGATTCCGTGACGCAGCGGAACGCATGGACGAGTCGCCGCTGGGCAGTTCTGCCCTGGCCGGCACGCCGTGGCCGATCGACCGCCATGCCACCGCCACGGCGCTGGGTTTTGCCCGCCCCACAGCCAACTCTCTGGACGGCGTCGGCAGCCGGGACTTTGCACTGGAATTCCTGTCTGCGTGCGCCATTCTCTCGGCGCACCTGTCGCGCCTGTCCGAAGAGCTGATCGTGTACTCCACCTTCGAGTTCGGCTTCCTGACGCTGCCGGATTCACACACCACCGGCAGCTCGATCATGCCCCAGAAGAAAAACCCCGACGTTTCGGAACTGGCCCGCGCCAAGGCCGGCCGGGTCTTCGGCAACCTGATGGGCCTGCTGACCGTGGTCAAGGGCACTCCGCTGGCCTACAACAAGGACCTGCAGGAGGACAAGGAAGGAGTCTTTGATTCCTACGACACCCTCAGCATCGTGCTGCGCCTGTATACCGAGATGCTGCCCCGGACCGTGTGGCACGCGGAAGTGACCCGGGCGGCGGCGGCACGTGGGTACAGCACCGCGACCGACGTGGCCGACTTCCTGGCGCGCCAGGGCGTTCCGTTCCGCGAGGCCCATGAGGTGGTCGGCGGGCTCGTCGGACTGGCCAGCCGTTCGGGGCGGCAGCTGTGGGACCTGACCGATTCTGAACTGCGCGCGGCTCACCCCCTGCTGGGTGCGGAAGTGGCGCAGGCCCTGACGGTCGAACAGAGCGTCCGCGCCCGCCAGAGTTTCGGCGGTACGGCGCCCGCACGTGTCAGCGAGGCCATTGCCCAGGCCCGCGAGGCGCTGGGCTGAGATGAGCGCCCAGGTCTGGAGTCCCGGCACGCGGAGGCGACGACGCTGACCGTTCCTGTCTCCGCTTCCCTTTGCCCTTTCCCGGCCTTTGCCCTCCTCCGAGGTATTCCCATGACCCAGACCCCTGTTTCCCTGAACTCCATGCACATCAGCCTGCGGCAGGCCGCGCCGGCCGATTTCCCTGTCATTCTCGACCTGCTGGGCCGCTGCGGGCTTCACACCGGCAGCGCCACCCTGGAGGGCAGTACCTACTGGATTGCCCAGCTTGACGGCGTCCCGGGCGGCTGTATCGGGCTGGAGCACGGCGAGGGCGTATCGCTGATCCGCTCCACGGCCGTGGTTCCCGAAGCCCGCTCGCAGGGACTGGGCCGGGCACTGGTGCTCTCGGCCCTGACGCAGGCCAGCCTGCGGGGCGATCACACCGTGTACCTGTTCAGCTCCGAGGCCGGGGACTACTGGAAGCGCTTCGGCTTCGAGCCGTCCACCGTACAGGCCGTGGGCGAGGCGTTGCCCGGCGCCTCGCAGGTGCGCAGCGGCTTTGACAGAGGCTGGATTCATGACGAGCAGGTCTGGCAGCGTTCGCTGAACCAGGCGGGTGGGGAGACCGGAACATGACCATGACGGGCTGCGCACGCGTGCGCTATTGTGCCGGGAACCAACATTCAACCGTGCCAGACCCGCTTCTGGGCCTGTGCGGCGTGATCACATCCGGAGGGCTCTTTCATGACCGATTCCAATGTTCAGATTCGTCTCGCCACCCCCAACGACAAGGACACCGTCTGCCGTGTGTTCCGCGAAGCCGGCCTGGATACCGACGCGGCGCTGGCCGACGGCACCACCTACTGGGTGATGGAACGCGGCGGCCAGCCGGTGGGCAGCATCGGTCTGGAGCACGGCGACGGGGTTTCACTGCTGCGTGGAGCGGCAGTGCTGCCCGAAACGCGCGGCGGTGGGCTGGGACGGCGTCTGGTCATGAGTGCCCTGGAGTATGCGCAGGCACGTGGCGACCGCGCCATCTACATGTTCAGCAAGGGCGGCGACTGGAGCTCGTTCGGCTTTCAGCAGGTGCCGCTGGCCGTCGTGATGGGCGACATCCCGGACGCGCCGCAGGTGCAGGCCTACAAAGCCCGGGGGGAGCGGCCCGGCGGCACCACCTGGATGCGCAAGCTGAGTCAGTAAAGCTGACCGCAGCCCACTGCTGCCAGAGGCTGGGAGGTCCGGCATGACCTTCCTGGCCCTGGATTCGATTGCCATTCCTGACGTTCATCCGCAGGCGCCGCTGAGTATGCGCAAGGCGCGGCTTTCGGATATTGACGCCATTCATGAGCTGATCGGCTACTGGGCGGCGCGCGGGCTGATGCTGGTGCGTGCCCGGGGGCTGCTGGCCGAGACCATCCGGGACTTTCACCTCGTGCTGGCCGAGCCGCATGAAGGTCAGCCCGGCGGTCTGGTTGGGGTGTGTGGCCTGCACATGCTGGCTCCGGATCTGGCCGAGGTGCGTGGCCTGGCCATTCATCCTGCTATGCAGGGCCGGGGGCTGGGACGCGAGCTGGTGGCCGCGTGCGAGCGGGAGGCACGTGAGATTGCGCTGCCGGCACTGTTTGCCTGGACCTATCAGCAGGTGTTCTTCGAGAAGTGCGGTTTCCACCGCATCGACAAGACGAACCTGCATCCCAAGGTCTGGAGCGAGTGCCAGCGCTGCGCTTTCTTTGAGAACTGTAACGAGATCGCCATGTTCAAGGCTCTGGAGTGACACCGCCCGGTCTTGGGAAAGGTTTCGCGGCCACCAGGCCGGACTTTGCGCAGTTGCGGTCCGGGCAGGCGTCCTGGCCTCCTAAGATCAATGTCATGAAAGTTGCAATTGGCCTGACTCTGACCGCAGCTCTGACCCTGACCTCTGCCCAGGCGGCGTCCCTGGCTGATCATCTGCCAGCGGGCGCGCTGCTCACACTGGAAACCCGCAACGCCGGATCAGCTCTGGACCGCCTGAGTGGTCTTATTGCAGGAGTACTGGAAGATTCCGGCATGGACGAGGAGGTTCCCTCAGAGATGGTTGAGGGCATTGGCGCCATGCTGAAGGACTCGGTGGGACGTGAGGGACTCGTGGGTGTCTTCACAGTGGGCCGCTCTGGGGGCCGCTTCAGCCCCGAGGTCCTGGCAGTGGCACGAGTAGGGGCCCTGTCACGGGACATGGCCGCAGAGCTGGTGCCGCAGGGGAAGGGTGCGCGCGTGGGCAACTACACCTTCGGCCGCTCGGATGACATGTTCATCGGCCAGAGTGGAGGCCTGATCTATGCTTCCAGCAACAAGGCCCTGTTGATGAGCTACCTGGGGCGGCTGAGCGGCAAGGCAGGTCCTCGCCTGAACGCGGCCAGCACCTACGCCACTCCCACCCGGGCCATAGGCGCGCAGGAAATCAGCCTGTATGCCAACCTCTCTGCAGTGGCCAAGGTCGTGCGCGGCGAATTTGCCCGTATGGGAGTGCCGCGCCTGCTCTCGCCGCTGGTCGATGGCCTGGACACCCTGGGCCAGTACGCGGGTGGACTGCGCACCACCGCAAGCGGGCTGACCACCACGAGTGCCCATGTCGTCAACCCCCAGGGCAAAGATCAGCCGCTATCACGCATGCTGTCCCACACGACGGATTTTACGGTGCAGGAGATTTTGCCAGCCGACGTGGAAGCCGTACAGGCCAGAGCCTGCCACCCCGAAAGCGGCGCGTACCTGGGCCGCTGGCTGACCCGGCTGGATCTGTTCGAGCCGTTCGGCTTCCTGACGGACAGCCAGCTGGCCAGCCATCTGGAGCGCTCGGGGCGGTACCTGGGAGACGAGTGCGCCCAGGTCACACTGGCCGGGGGCCTGAAAGCCAGCCTGAACAGTCAGGATCCGGTGGACAGTCTGCGGCACGTCGTGACGTACCAGCGCGTGAAGGATCAGGCGGCTGCCCAGGCTCACCTGCCGGAGTACGCCCGCAGTCTCAACGACGCGGTCAGCGGGCTCAGAAAGACCATCTTCAAGACCCTGACTGGCCTGAAGAACGCTGACCTGCCCGGCTCAATGGGCCGTGTTGGTGCGACTGGGATAGCTGCCGGCATGGGTGCGGCCAAGGAATTCGACGCATTGCTCGGCGACCTGAAAATGGTCTACGGCTTCCGCGACGGGTATCTGATTACTGCCTGGACGGAAGAGGCCCTCAGGGCTGCGCTGGCTCCAGCCGAAACCACCCTGGCCAGCAGCGAGGCCTTCCGTGGCGAGGGGCTGAACCTCAAGAACGCGGGCGGCTGGACCTACCAGCCTGACCTGGCGGACCTGAACAGCGAAGACCTGCTCAGCGCCCTGCCCGAAGACCTCCGGGATGAGGAGCTGGACGACATTTTTGGCCCCATGGCCGAAACCGGCGCTGGCCTTATTAACCGCTTTAACGGCATGACCTCACAGAGCAGCGTGCAGGGGAATGTCATCATCGGCAAGACGAACGTGCGGTACGACTGGTAAGGTCTTGGTCGGCCCGCGTAATCGGCAAGCCATGAAACGCGTCCTGTGAGGCGCGAATGGAGGACAGGAACATGATCAGAAAAGAACGAGCAATTCTGGCTCTGGAAGACGGCACGGTCTACCGCGGTTATGCCTTCGGGCACCGTGGAGAAACGGTGGGCGAAGTGGTGTTCAACACCTCCATGACCGGCTACCAGGAGATCATGACCGATCCCAGTTACAACGGGCAGATCGTAACCATCACCTACCCGCATGTCGGCAACTACGGCGTGGCGATCTATGACATGGAGAGCAACAAGCCGTATGTGCGCGGCTTTATCTCCCGTGAGTTCTCAGGGGAGTACAGCAACTACCGCGCTCAGCAGTCGCTGGAAAGCTTCATGCAGCAGTACGGCGTGGTCAGCATCCAGGGGATCGACACGCGTGCGCTGGTCAGGCGCCTGCGTACCGGCGGGGTCGTCAAAGGCGTGATTGCTCACCGCAGTTACACTCACCCGGAAGATCCGTACGGCGAGTTCACCCCGGCCGAGGAGCAGGTGTACGTGCAGCGTGCGCTGGGTCATCAGGACATCGACGGGCATGACATGACCCGCGAGGTCACCACCGCGCTGCCCTACGCGTTCCCCACACTGCGGCAGGGCAAACGCGTCGTGCTGATGGATTTCGGGATCAAGCACACCATCATTGAGCGTCTGGCGGAAGTTGGCATCGAACCTATCGTGGTTCCGGCGCACACCACCCCGGCGCAGATCATGGCGCTGCAGCCGCACGGCCTGTTCCTGTCCAACGGTCCTGGTGACCCCGCTCCGCTGGAATACGCCCACAAGACTGCCTGGGAACTGATGGGGCTGCTGCCGACGTTCGGCATCTGCCTGGGACACCAGATTCTGGGGCTGGCGGCGGGCGGCCGTACCTTCAAGATGAAGTTCGGACACCGGGGTGGCAACCAGCCGGTCAAGAACCTGTTGACCGGCAATGTGGAGATCACCTCGCAGAACCACGGCTACGCGGTGGACATCGATTCCATCCCGAACGGCGCTTTCGTCGCCACGCATGTCAATCTCAACGACGGCACGCTGGAAGGCATGGCGCACAGCCGTTACCCGGTGTTCAGCGTGCAGTATCACCCCGAAGCTTCCCCCGGACCACACGACAGCCGCTACCTGTTTGACCGTTTTATCGAGGAAATCGATGCATTCGACGGCGGCAATGGTTCTCCTGTGGCCAAGGCTGCGGCAGGGCGCCTGGGTATCTGAGCCGCTTCACGGGCTGCTCAGATATGTCAGAGGCAGTAGGCATATCCTTGCTGGAGTAAGAGCTCTGAAAATACCTTTCTGCACCATGACTGTTGGTGACAACGTGGTGGCGCAAAGCCGGTGGGACCTCCAGGTCTCACCGGCTTTGCGTGATGGAGGGAGGTGCGCTCAGGTTGCTCTACAGGTCAGGTGATGCGGGGCGTTGTTCCTCGCTGACAGTCAGGAGACCAGAGCCGTCAGAAGACGTGGGAAAGCACCCGACCTGTTTCTTTTCTCATGTACCTTACACAAATATGACGGCCCGTGGGAAACCTCATAGCTTCTCGCCTCCGTCTGCGTCATGCTTCGTGTATTCGTTCCACACAACTATGGCCCTGTCTGAGGACATGTGATCGCTGCGCTTTACCAGACACTCAACCTGCACATTTCTGCTTCCTGCTGGCTCTGCCTGGGAGGCTTTAAGGAGACCGTGATGACCAAATTCCTTCATATTGCCCTGCTTCTGACTGTTCCGCTGGCCACTGGTTGCGGTCAGGTGGTTGGCAAGCTGATTCCTCCTCAGACGTTCAACAACCCGGCCAACCTGGACGGCGCGCAGCTCAGCAGCTCCAGCACCCTGCAGCCGGCAGCTGTCAAAGGGACCATCGCCTACGACACCAGTAAGACTGCACCGCCCACGCCCTTCGCGGACCTGCAGTACCCGGAAAATGTTCCCTTCGGTGTCCGGCCGTACGCCATGAAGCTGCAGGCGCAGTTTACCCGGGCCGTCGTTCAGGGCAGCTGCAGCTTTCCCGCCGCATTTCAGCTGACGGTGCAGCGCTTCGACGCCGCCATCAGTGACGCAAGCGGCAACGCCACGCTCAGCGTGGAACCAAAACTGACCGTCACCCTCACAAAGACCGGCGGTACGGCCACGTCAGCGACGTACAGCATCAGTGACCACACCGTGACAGTCAGTGCGAACGCCGCCACGACGTCCAAGGCCATCAACATCCTGACCAGTGGTGGGCAGAACAACGCCAGCGCCACCGCACATATCGTCGCGGATCAGGATGGACTTGCGGGCTGCACCGTTCAGTTCACGCTGGGCAAGACGTCACTGACCCTCTCTGACTTTTCCTG is a window of Deinococcus deserti VCD115 DNA encoding:
- the carA gene encoding glutamine-hydrolyzing carbamoyl-phosphate synthase small subunit, with translation MIRKERAILALEDGTVYRGYAFGHRGETVGEVVFNTSMTGYQEIMTDPSYNGQIVTITYPHVGNYGVAIYDMESNKPYVRGFISREFSGEYSNYRAQQSLESFMQQYGVVSIQGIDTRALVRRLRTGGVVKGVIAHRSYTHPEDPYGEFTPAEEQVYVQRALGHQDIDGHDMTREVTTALPYAFPTLRQGKRVVLMDFGIKHTIIERLAEVGIEPIVVPAHTTPAQIMALQPHGLFLSNGPGDPAPLEYAHKTAWELMGLLPTFGICLGHQILGLAAGGRTFKMKFGHRGGNQPVKNLLTGNVEITSQNHGYAVDIDSIPNGAFVATHVNLNDGTLEGMAHSRYPVFSVQYHPEASPGPHDSRYLFDRFIEEIDAFDGGNGSPVAKAAAGRLGI
- a CDS encoding GNAT family N-acetyltransferase; the encoded protein is MTQTPVSLNSMHISLRQAAPADFPVILDLLGRCGLHTGSATLEGSTYWIAQLDGVPGGCIGLEHGEGVSLIRSTAVVPEARSQGLGRALVLSALTQASLRGDHTVYLFSSEAGDYWKRFGFEPSTVQAVGEALPGASQVRSGFDRGWIHDEQVWQRSLNQAGGETGT
- a CDS encoding GNAT family N-acetyltransferase translates to MTDSNVQIRLATPNDKDTVCRVFREAGLDTDAALADGTTYWVMERGGQPVGSIGLEHGDGVSLLRGAAVLPETRGGGLGRRLVMSALEYAQARGDRAIYMFSKGGDWSSFGFQQVPLAVVMGDIPDAPQVQAYKARGERPGGTTWMRKLSQ
- the argH gene encoding argininosuccinate lyase — encoded protein: MTPSTQDKKLWGGRFAEATDGLVELFNASVGFDQRLAEQDIRGSLAHVAMLGQVGILTSEEVTQISDGLGAVLADIRAGTFEWRLDREDVHMNVEAALRDRIGPVAGKLHTARSRNDQVAVDFRLFTKEAALDLADKTRALRAVMLAEAEKHLAAEVILPGYTHLQVAQPILLAHWFMAYVAMLERDEGRFRDAAERMDESPLGSSALAGTPWPIDRHATATALGFARPTANSLDGVGSRDFALEFLSACAILSAHLSRLSEELIVYSTFEFGFLTLPDSHTTGSSIMPQKKNPDVSELARAKAGRVFGNLMGLLTVVKGTPLAYNKDLQEDKEGVFDSYDTLSIVLRLYTEMLPRTVWHAEVTRAAAARGYSTATDVADFLARQGVPFREAHEVVGGLVGLASRSGRQLWDLTDSELRAAHPLLGAEVAQALTVEQSVRARQSFGGTAPARVSEAIAQAREALG
- a CDS encoding N-acetyltransferase, producing the protein MTFLALDSIAIPDVHPQAPLSMRKARLSDIDAIHELIGYWAARGLMLVRARGLLAETIRDFHLVLAEPHEGQPGGLVGVCGLHMLAPDLAEVRGLAIHPAMQGRGLGRELVAACEREAREIALPALFAWTYQQVFFEKCGFHRIDKTNLHPKVWSECQRCAFFENCNEIAMFKALE